A single genomic interval of Zingiber officinale cultivar Zhangliang chromosome 4A, Zo_v1.1, whole genome shotgun sequence harbors:
- the LOC121971133 gene encoding uncharacterized protein LOC121971133 isoform X2, with product MSAVVCGKRSSSIFDELLTPPPASKRVRCSAGSSSPTPSLRLSPFRISNPLDLGGYGEDLIAPDNLSHLKFLFPDMDQQLLKQALEASGNDLDSAIKSLNDLRLDSSYMSLVSAVGKSENGTEMNGPLSSKGTLKENGVDIAGAADASLPSADVHPTNEWVDLFVREMMNASDIDDARARASRALEFFEKSIMDRTSAEVLPNLQKENVMLKEQVEILLRENSVLKRAVSIQHERQKEFEERSQELQHLKQLVAQYQEQVRTLEINNYALTVHLRQAQQGSSMPGRYNPDVF from the exons ATGTCTGCCGTAGTTTGCGGGAAGAGGTCTTCTTCCATTTTCGACGAGCTCCTTACCCcgccgccggcctccaagagagtcCGCTGCTCTGCCGGCTCATCCTCCCCCACCCCCTCCCTCCGCCTCTCGCCGTTTCGGATCTCCAACCCTTTGGATCTCGGTGGCTACGGAGAAGATCTGATTGCGCCGGATAATCTCTCCCATCTGAAGTTCCTGTTTCCCGATATGGATCAGCAG ctcctcaaacaaGCTCTTGAAGCATCTGGAAATGATTTGGATTCTGCTATAAAGAGCTTAAATGATCTTCGATTAGATTCATCATACATGTCATTGGTATCAGCTGTGGGCAAATCAGAAAATGGAACCGAAATGAATGGTCCTCTTTCGAGTAAAG GTACATTGAAGGAAAATGGTGTTGATATTGCTGGTGCTGCTGATGCAAGCTTACCTTCTGCTGATGTTCACCCTACAAATGAATGGGTAGACCTATTTGTAAGAGAGATGATGAATGCCTCTGATATAGATGATGCCAGAGCTCGTGCTTCCAGAGCTCTAGAGTTTTTTGAGAAGTCCATTATGGATCGTACCAGTGCTGAAGTACTGCCAAATCTCCAAAAG GAAAATGTGATGCTGAAAGAACAAGTTGAAATACTACTGAGAGAGAACTCTGTGCTCAAGCGTGCTGTTTCAATCCAACATGAGCGCCAGAAAGAATTTGAAGAGAGAAGCCAAGAGTTGCAACATCTGAAACAACTTGTGGCCCAGTACCAGGAACAAGTTCGAACACTTGAG ATCAATAATTATGCACTCACTGTTCATCTGAGACAAGCTCAACAAGGCAGCTCCATGCCGGGCCGCTACAATCCTGATGTTTTCTGA
- the LOC121971133 gene encoding uncharacterized protein LOC121971133 isoform X1 → MSAVVCGKRSSSIFDELLTPPPASKRVRCSAGSSSPTPSLRLSPFRISNPLDLGGYGEDLIAPDNLSHLKFLFPDMDQQLLKQALEASGNDLDSAIKSLNDLRLDSSYMSLVSAVGKSENGTEMNGPLSSKGRLALGTLKENGVDIAGAADASLPSADVHPTNEWVDLFVREMMNASDIDDARARASRALEFFEKSIMDRTSAEVLPNLQKENVMLKEQVEILLRENSVLKRAVSIQHERQKEFEERSQELQHLKQLVAQYQEQVRTLEINNYALTVHLRQAQQGSSMPGRYNPDVF, encoded by the exons ATGTCTGCCGTAGTTTGCGGGAAGAGGTCTTCTTCCATTTTCGACGAGCTCCTTACCCcgccgccggcctccaagagagtcCGCTGCTCTGCCGGCTCATCCTCCCCCACCCCCTCCCTCCGCCTCTCGCCGTTTCGGATCTCCAACCCTTTGGATCTCGGTGGCTACGGAGAAGATCTGATTGCGCCGGATAATCTCTCCCATCTGAAGTTCCTGTTTCCCGATATGGATCAGCAG ctcctcaaacaaGCTCTTGAAGCATCTGGAAATGATTTGGATTCTGCTATAAAGAGCTTAAATGATCTTCGATTAGATTCATCATACATGTCATTGGTATCAGCTGTGGGCAAATCAGAAAATGGAACCGAAATGAATGGTCCTCTTTCGAGTAAAGGTAGACTTGCATTAG GTACATTGAAGGAAAATGGTGTTGATATTGCTGGTGCTGCTGATGCAAGCTTACCTTCTGCTGATGTTCACCCTACAAATGAATGGGTAGACCTATTTGTAAGAGAGATGATGAATGCCTCTGATATAGATGATGCCAGAGCTCGTGCTTCCAGAGCTCTAGAGTTTTTTGAGAAGTCCATTATGGATCGTACCAGTGCTGAAGTACTGCCAAATCTCCAAAAG GAAAATGTGATGCTGAAAGAACAAGTTGAAATACTACTGAGAGAGAACTCTGTGCTCAAGCGTGCTGTTTCAATCCAACATGAGCGCCAGAAAGAATTTGAAGAGAGAAGCCAAGAGTTGCAACATCTGAAACAACTTGTGGCCCAGTACCAGGAACAAGTTCGAACACTTGAG ATCAATAATTATGCACTCACTGTTCATCTGAGACAAGCTCAACAAGGCAGCTCCATGCCGGGCCGCTACAATCCTGATGTTTTCTGA